In Cicer arietinum cultivar CDC Frontier isolate Library 1 chromosome 7, Cicar.CDCFrontier_v2.0, whole genome shotgun sequence, a single window of DNA contains:
- the LOC101489466 gene encoding ubiquitin-conjugating enzyme E2 2 has protein sequence MSTPARKRLMRDFKRLQQDPPAGISGAPQDNNIMLWNAVIFGPDDTPWDGGTFKLTLQFTEDYPNKPPTVRFVSRMFHPNIYADGSICLDILQNQWSPIYDVAAILTSIQSLLCDPNPNSPANSEAARMFSENKREYNRRVREIVEQSWTAD, from the exons ATGTCGACTCCTGCTAGGAAGAGACTTATGAGAGATTTTAAGAGGCTGCAACAAGACCCACCTGCAGGAATCAGTGGTGCACCTCAGGATAACAACATCATGCTGTGGAATGCTGTAATATTTGG TCCTGATGATACTCCTTGGGATGGAG GCACGTTTAAGTTGACCCTTCAATTTACTGAGGATTATCCAAACAAGCCGCCCACTGTACGATTTGTCTCCCGAATGTTTCACCCAAACA TTTATGCAGATGGAAGTATTTGTCTGGATATATTGCAAAACCAGTGGAGTCCTATATATGATGTAGCTGCTATACTCACTTCTATTCAG TCATTGCTTTGTGATCCCAACCCAAATTCACCTGCAAACTCTGAAGCTGCTCGAATGTTCAGTGAGAACAAGCGTGAGTACAATCGAAGAGTGAGGGAAATTGTGGAGCAAAGTTGGACAGCCGACTAA
- the LOC101489135 gene encoding uncharacterized protein, which produces MEEIIKEQPSADVSGNSGKPKLLRYALRSSNKSKEQKPDASDCTNPSQSKRVRSTPNVSKSVGVLDFSGKDKSSSAKPPRRLSIPVKGSATPSSKLVGNITPISETRSRRSGNGQGPQTRIKTPVSDIFKSSGRVKFSLLSSASYWLSQIKLSESANKHSISLGFFKLALEAGCEPFQKLQDELKSYSRRHELAEFGEPLKELLESYKIAEFIEQPQVSQSISQMPEEGTKSSDDELHCYSSSTVAEVKLTPKCLDTDSTQPATTPVTTIESTKKETNQKKNLGSKLRENFRMNSANSKSASDSTNHRSVKKSEKPSKPDTNKSSVKRHGKKSDAKEVPVSPATSTGEKENMDVGIVDAALTEVV; this is translated from the exons ATGGAAGAAATCATCAAGGAACAACCATCTGCTGATGTTTCTG GCAATTCTGGGAAACCTAAACTTCTAAGATATGCGCTGCGTTCGTCCAACAAATCCAAGGAACAGAAGCCGGATGCATCTGATTGTACCAATCCTTCTCAATCTAAGAG AGTGAGAAGTACTCCAAATGTAAGCAAAAGTGTTGGTGTTCTTGATTTCTCTGGCAAGGACAAATCTTCAAGTGCTAAACCGCCAAGAAGGCTCTCCATTCCTGTCAAAGGATCTGCCACTCCAAGTTCAAAGCTAGTTGGCAACATAACTCCAATCTCAGAGACAAGGTCAAGGAGATCTGGTAATGGACAAGGACCCCAAACCAGAATCAAAACACCTGTTTCTGACATTTTTAAATCATCCGGTCGAGTGAAGTTTAGTCTCTTATCTTCTGCTTCGTATTGGTTAAGCCAAATCAAGCTCTCTGAATCTGCTAACAAGCACTCCATTTCACTTGGATTCTTCAAACTAGCCTTGGAGGCAGGATGTGAG CCCTTCCAGAAACTACAAGATGAGTTGAAGTCTTACAGTCGCCGACACGAGCTTGCTGAATTTGGGGAACCACTGAAAGAACTACTAGAAAGCTATAAAATTGCAGAATTCATAGAGCAGCCTCAAGTTTCTCAAAGTATTTCACAGATGCCAGAAGAAGGAACTAAATCTTCTGATGATGAACTACACTGCTACTCTTCTTCTACCGTGGCTGAGGTTAAACTGACACCCAAGTGCTTAGACACTGATTCAACTCAGCCTGCTACTACTCCTGTTACTACCATAGAGTCAACCAAGAAGGAAACTAACCAAAAGAAAAATCTTGGATCCAAGTTGAGAGAAAATTTCAGAATGAACTCTGCAAATTCAAAATCTGCTTCTGATAGCACAAATCATAGATCAGTTAAAAAGTCAGAAAAGCCAAGTAAACCTGACACCAATAAGAGCAGTGTCAAGAGACATGGAAAGAAATCTGATGCTAAAGAAG TTCCTGTTAGTCCTGCTACAAGTACtggagaaaaagaaaatatg GATGTTGGGATCGTTGATGCTGCTTTGACTGAAGTCGTGTAA